One Fusarium poae strain DAOMC 252244 chromosome 4, whole genome shotgun sequence DNA window includes the following coding sequences:
- a CDS encoding hypothetical protein (TransMembrane:11 (o6-26i33-53o73-93i105-127o133-150i171-194o251-270i337-355o375-396i408-425o453-475i)), producing the protein MPVLSLSELNIVLGVLGTFILFYAIISVKIKQAWYLGEALPAVAFGVALGPIAAQFINSEKWGSAEPGQTSAITLGVTRVMIGVQLVIAGYQLPEKYIIKRWKEMALCLLPVMTVMWLCTSACIMVTIPNITFIAALVIASCVTCIDPILSQEIAKGPFADKFVPRPLREIISAEAGANEGFGFLFLMLATYLIRHADVPSAGAGANRVVANSTAEAVHAATHALMARSDEVGRLGGGVAHALETWFVETWLYVFALSIAYGFIVGYGACKVIKLGLKHKYIDDESYVLFPTTLGLFIVGSCGAIGTDDLLACFVAGCALNWDGNYLRETETRHDQVNACIAILLNFSGFMYIGAILPWESFHDPTGTGITLPRLFGLGFLVLAFRRLPAILTYYNAMPNVCKNWKEALFMGYFGPIGAGAVFYVEHALQLFPQDGEGDEEETNLVRAMKPTVYWLVLFSIVIHGLSIPILNIIYHFAGKEMIKEDAVEVHRASIRVATPNNAIAGDKDTFIAFNRFSRQVGSEAPQLPVQKELHYWSDDEHYISEVDMEKRKSRLTWVDKV; encoded by the exons ATGCCGGTCCTGAGTCTCAGCGAGCTGAACATTGTGCTCGGCGTGCTTG GCACTTTCATTCTTTTCTACGCCATCATCTCCGTCAAAATCAAGCAGGCTTGGTATCTCGGCGAAGCTT TACCTGCTGTCGCATTCGGAGTTGCGTTAGGCCCTATAGCTGCCCAATTCATAAACAGTGAGAAATGGGGTTCGGCAGAACCAGGCCAGACAAGTGCCATCACCCTG GGCGTCACCCGTGTCATGATCGGTGTCCAGCTTGTCATTGCAGGCTATCAACTACCAGAAAAGTACATCATCAAAAGATGGAAGGAGATGGCATTGTGTCTTTTGCCCGTTATGACTGTCATGTGGCTTTGCACGTCAGCCTGTATCATGGTCACCATCCCCAACATCACATTTATAGCCGCTCTTGTTATTGCCTCCTGCGTCACCTGCATAGATCCGATCCTTTCTCAGGAAATAGCCAAAGGTCCATTTGCCGATAAATTTGTGCCTCGCCCCCTACGAGAGATAATCTCAGCCGAGGCTGGTGCAAACGAAGGCTTTggtttcctcttcctcatgcTCGCTACGTACTTGATTCGACACGCCGATGTACCTAgcgctggtgctggtgcgaACAGAGTGGTTGCCAATTCTACTGCTGAGGCAGTCCATGCTGCGACTCATGCACTCATGGCACGTAGCGATGAGGTTGGTCGTCTTGGTGGCGGTGTTGCCCATGCCCTTGAGACCTGGTTCGTCGAGACTTGGCTCTATGTCTTTGCCTTGTCCATTGCCTACGGTTTCATCGTTGGATATGGAGCATGCAAAGTAATCAAGCTTGGTCTTAAGCA CAAGTACATTGACGACGAGTCATACGTACTCTTCCCTACAACCCTTGGTCTCTTCATTGTCGGAAGCTGCGGGGCCATCGGAACAGACGATCTCCTCGCTTGCTTTGTCGCTGGGTGTGCGCTCAACTGGGACGGCAACTACCTTCGCGAAACCGAGACCCGACATGACCAAGTCAACGCATGCATAGCAATCCTCCTCAACTTTAGTGGTTTCATGTACATCGGTGCCATCTTGCCTTGGGAGAGCTTCCATGACCCCACTGGAACTGGTATCACTCTTCCTCGTCTCTTTGGTCTCGGATTCCTTGTTCTTGCCTTCCGTCGCCTGCCAGCTATTCTCACCTATTACAATGCCATGCCTAATGTCTGTAAGAACTGGAAGGAGGCTCTCTTCATGGGGTACTTCGGTCCTATTGGTGCTGGGGCTGTCTTTTATGTTGAGCACGCACTCCAATTGTTCCCACAAGATGGCGAAGGTGACGAGGAAGAGACCAATCTGGTTCGCGCTATGAAACCTACTGTCTACTGGCTCGTCCTTTTCTCCATCGTTATTCACGGTCTTTCCATTCCTATTCTCAATATCATCTATCACTTCGCCGGTAAGGAGATGATTAAAGAAGATGCAGTTGAAGTCCACCGTGCCTCGATCCGTGTTGCTACACCCAACAATGCAATTGCCGGCGACAAAGATACCTTTATTGCATTTAACCGCTTCAGTCGCCAGGTGGGCTCTGAAGCTCCTCAATTACCAGTTCAGAAGGAATTACACTATTGGTCGGATGATGAACACTATATCAGCGAGGTTGACAtggagaaaaggaagagCAGACTGACATGGGTTGACAAGGTCTAA
- a CDS encoding hypothetical protein (TransMembrane:1 (o579-597i)), which yields MSQARGVKKSTNPEPSKRRTPYALRACEACRRRKGKCDGRQPCRYCASRHQNCSYNGTLENNEDWQSAASTLVAPNNAAPDQYPSSNHPGTRQTDQHAIVDMLSSLQAQLNSLAAQVNSNHHQETNLPSPVTIIENATATINRIDAENRNSNYDDDAVESPGSSKTVTSQNFYGPTCPDYALNVGQLKLRHSLHQRQVQLASIHEDGDPDEEDIETQNGQFSMSPRTIDKGDPAMLLTFRSVIGLQEAIQLLYVYQEVVGELHPVVDIDGLVMQTKSWYADAGAGVWDVVAASTGAEAYELLLIMNLCLAIALRADSKAGSMDTEGLLRDSFQDAVNAKLAAPANSIKHATIVFLKGWYDFFHDMPRSAWRMCGIAGRMLMELGLHNAAVFKHTLKSEAQRTEACTLVSSIVILDRQWSYATGLPIHFHETSFSSISTSSVKNPYLKAMLSFILISDRFSEPLSSAAKGEGYNDESSFELMTFQIEQWRKKAVGEYSIAQCHTWQTDPSTRPPTWTILLNLRAESVRSQLLKPFFFSESDIESTKKHVRAATERVYDIINVLHTLDLTTDIYRKQHPCYQHILACTSGLAFLLMAFIKQNRSTMLPSLTPDLVESLGGSFSMAVSLTTKYTNRSRSARRLAKRLVEMRRNLLSLGILDATSPGSHEGLDGVTESVRRASLAQTGFSGGYTEYSPPFNTNAVFGSGIGMPGVDTDMQIGWDDPMRLQWPLGDVNHMFSESMF from the exons ATGTCTCAGGCTAGAGGCGTCAAAAAGTCCACCAACCCAGAACCCAGCAAACGTCGGACTCCGTACGCTCTCCGCGCGTGCGAAGCCTGTCGTCGTCGCAAAGGCAAATGCGATGGACGTCAACCGTGTCGCTATTGCGCAAGTCGTCACCAGAATTGCAGCTACAACGGCACTTTAGAAAACAATGAAGATTGGCAATCAGCAGCGTCAACATTAGTCGCACCAAATAACGCCGCACCCGATCAATATCCTTCATCAAATCATCCAGGGACACGTCAGACAGATCAGCACGCAATTGTGGATATGCTATCAAGTTTACAGGCCCAACTGAATAGCCTTGCAGCCCAAGTCAACTCGAATCATCACCAAGAAACAAATCTGCCATCACCTGTTACTATTATTGAGAATGCGACAGCCACCATCAACCGAATTGATGCTGAAAACAGAAACTCCAACTATGACGATGATGCGGTGGAATCGCCAGGATCTTCAAAAACAGTCACTTCCCAAAACTTTTACGGGCCAACATGTCCGGACTACGCACTCAACGTCGGTCAACTAAAGCTACGCCACAGTCTCCATCAGCGCCAAGTCCAGCTAGCGAGTATTCATGAAGACGGCGatccagatgaagaagatatcGAAACACAGAATGGACAATTTTCCATGTCACCACGTACCATTGATAAAGGCGATCCAGCTATGCTTCTCACATTCCGCTCCGTCATTGGCCTACAAGAAGCTATCCAGTTGTTATATGTATATCAAGAGGTCGTCGGAGAGCTTCACCCTGTTGTCGATATTGATGGGCTTGTGATGCAGACTAAATCCTGGTATGCCGATGCGGGAGCCGGGGTATGGGATGTCGTGGCTGCGAGCACAGGAGCGGAAGCGTATGAATTGCTCTTGATCATGAACCTTTGTCTTGCTATTGCGTTACGGGCGGATTCAAAGGCGGGAAGTATGGACACAGAGGGTTTACTCAGAGACAGCTTTCAAGATGCTGTCAACGCAAAGCTTGCAGCACCCGCGAATAGCATCAAGCATGCTACCATCGTATTTCTCAAGGGCTGGTATGACTTCTTCCATGACATGCCTCGTTCGGCTTGGCGTATGTGTGGTATCGCAGGGCGGATGCTGATGGAGCTTGGACTTCACAATGCTGCCGTCTTTAAACATACATTAAAGTCAGAAGCTCAACGTACGGAGGCATGTACTTTGGTTAGCAGTATTGTTATTCTCGATCGACAATGGAGTTATGCAACTGGATTACCGATACACTTCCATGAAACGAGCTTCAGCTCAATCTCAACCTCATCA GTCAAGAATCCGTACCTGAAAGCTATGCTGTCATTCATCCTTATAAGTGACCGCTTCAGTGAACCTCTCTCCAGCGCAGCCAAAGGCGAGGGCTATAATGATGAAAGCTCGTTTGAATTGATGACTTTTCAGATCGAGCAGTGGCGGAAGAAAGCAGTCGGGGAGTACTCAATAGCGCAATGTCATACATGGCAAACAGATCCGTCCACAAGACCACCGACATGGACCATATTACTGAATCTCCGCGCCGAATCAGTCCGAAGCCAACTCCTCAAGCCATTCTTTTTCTCGGAATCAGATATTGAGAGCACAAAGAAACATGTCAGAGCGGCAACAGAACGAGTTTACGATATAATCAATGTCTTACATACACTCGATCTTACGACAGATATATACAGGAAACAACATCCATGTTACCAACACATACTCGCCTGTACATCTGGGCTTGCGTTTCTGCTCATGGCGTTCATCAAGCAGAACAGGAGTACCATGCTTCCGAGCCTGACGCCAGATCTAGTAGAGTCACTAGGCGGAAGCTTCAGCATGGCAGTCAGTCTCACAACAAAATACACCAATCGCTCGCGATCAGCGCGCAGATTAGCAAAGCGACTCGTAGAAATGCGGCGCAATCTTCTCAGTTTAGGCATTCTGGATGCCACGAGTCCTGGAAGTCACGAGGGACTGGATGGCGTCACGGAGTCTGTGAGACGAGCGAGTCTTGCGCAGACTGGATTTTCGGGTGGTTATACTGAGTACTCGCCGCCCTTTAATACTAATGCTGTGTTCGGAAGCGGAATCGGAATGCCAGGAGTGGATACAGATATGCAGATTGGGTGGGATGATCCGATGAGGTTACAGTGGCCGCTTGGAGATGTGAATCATATGTTTTCGGAAAGCATGTTCTAG
- a CDS encoding hypothetical protein (SECRETED:SignalP(1-18)~CAZy:GH43_14~CAZy:GH43_12~CAZy:GH43_13~CAZy:GH43_11~CAZy:GH43~CAZy:GH43_10~CAZy:GH43_9~CAZy:GH43_8~CAZy:GH43_3~CAZy:GH43_31~CAZy:GH43_5~CAZy:GH43_28~CAZy:GH43_4~CAZy:GH43_36~CAZy:GH43_15) yields MLLTSLLFPLLALGSALPDKPNTDVSTFTNPVLPGWHSDPSCIQKDGIFLCVTSTFISFPGLPVYASKDLVNWRLISHVWNREKQLPGVSWKTEGQQQGMYAPTIRYHKGEYYVICEYLGVGDIIGVIFKTKDPWNEASWSDPVTFKPSHIDPDLFWDDDGKVYTATHGITLQELNLETGALTPELNIWNGTGGVWPEGPHIYKRDGYYYLMIAEGGTAEDHAITIARAKKITGPYEAYKNNPILTNRGTDEYFQTVGHGDLFQDTKGNWWGLCLATRITQQGVSPMGREAVLFNATWNKGEWPVLQPVRGRMPGNLLPKPTRNVPGNGPFNGDPDNYDLKKTRSIPPHFVHHRVPREGTFSLSPKGMRIIPSRNNVTGVIGGNEIELSGQRGMAFIGRRQTHTLFKFSIDVDFKPQKEDQEAGITVFRTQVDHIDLGIIRNKKSELSLRFRATGPQAPAPKTVPIPKGWEHGSVRLFIETANATHYNLGAEHGGKKVNVATAEARLVSFGAGQFVGSLLGAYATCNGQGKGLECPKGGEAYVQQWKYEGKAQEIDHGVFVKT; encoded by the coding sequence ATGCTCCTCACGTCACTACTCTTCCCGCTTCTGGCGTTGGGAAGTGCCCTACCAGACAAGCCAAACACAGACGTATCCACATTCACCAACCCAGTTCTCCCAGGATGGCACTCTGACCCTTCATGCATCCAAAAGGACGGCATCTTTCTCTGCGTCACGTCAACCTTCATTTCTTTTCCCGGTCTTCCCGTTTATGCGTCCAAAGATTTGGTCAACTGGCGTCTCATCAGCCATGTGTGGAACCGTGAGAAACAACTTCCTGGTGTGAGCTGGAAGACAGAAGGACAACAGCAGGGTATGTACGCGCCAACGATCCGATACCACAAGGGTGAATACTACGTTATCTGCGAGTATCTTGGAGTTGGAGATATCATTGGTGTCATTTTCAAGACCAAAGACCCTTGGAACGAGGCCAGCTGGAGTGATCCCGTCACATTTAAGCCCAGCCATATTGATCCAGATCTGTTTTGGGATGACGATGGAAAGGTTTACACAGCGACACATGGAATTACGCTTCAAGAACTCAATCTCGAAACGGGCGCACTTACTCCCGAATTGAACATCTGGAACGGTACGGGTGGTGTCTGGCCCGAAGGACCACATATTTACAAGCGGGATGGGTACTACTATCTCATGATCGCCGAGGGAGGAACAGCAGAAGATCACGCTATCACCATCGCGCGAGCGAAGAAGATTACCGGTCCATATGAAGCCTACAAGAACAACCCCATCTTGACGAACCGTGGAACAGACGAATACTTCCAGACCGTCGGTCATGGAGACTTGTTCCAGGATACCAAGGGAAATTGGTGGGGTCTTTGCTTGGCTACCAGGATCACACAGCAGGGTGTTTCACCCATGGGTCGCGAAGCTGTGCTCTTCAACGCGACTTGGAACAAGGGCGAATGGCCTGTCCTTCAGCCTGTGCGAGGCCGCATGCCCGGAAACCTTCTACCAAAGCCTACTCGAAATGTTCCTGGAAATGGACCATTCAACGGTGATCCTGACAACTACGATTTGAAGAAGACCAGGTCGATTCCTCCACACTTTGTTCACCATCGTGTACCCAGGGAGGGTACTTTCAGTCTCTCACCAAAGGGCATGCGAATTATCCCTAGCAGGAATAACGTGACTGGCGTTATCGGAGGTAATGAGATCGAGTTATCTGGTCAGCGCGGAATGGCCTTTATCGGTCGTCGCCAAACACACACGCTGTTCAAGTTCAGCATCGATGTTGACTTCAAACCCCAGAAAGAGGATCAAGAAGCAGGCATCACCGTCTTCCGCACACAGGTTGACCACATCGATCTCGGAATAATCCGAAACAAGAAATCCGAACTATCACTCCGCTTCCGTGCCACTGGTCCACAAGCTCCCGCTCCCAAGACAGTTCCTATTCCTAAAGGATGGGAGCACGGATCAGTTCGCCTTTTCATCGAAACTGCTAATGCAACTCACTACAACCTTGGAGCGGAACATGGCGGGAAAAAGGTCAATGTTGCAACTGCCGAAGCAAGGCTTGTTAGTTTCGGTGCAGGCCAGTTTGTGGGAAGCTTGTTGGGCGCTTATGCAACTTGCAACGGCCAAGGAAAGGGACTTGAGTGCCCCAAGGGTGGGGAGGCATATGTACAACAGTGGAAGTATGAAGGAAAAGCCCAGGAGATTGATCACGGAGTTTTTGTCAAGACCTAG